A genomic stretch from Erwinia sp. E_sp_B01_1 includes:
- the ompR gene encoding two-component system response regulator OmpR codes for MQENYKILVVDDDMRLRALLERYLTEQGFQVRSVANAEQMDRLLTRESFHLMVLDLMLPGEDGLSICRRLRSQSNPMPIIMVTAKGEEVDRIVGLEIGADDYIPKPFNPRELLARIRAVLRRQANELPGAPSQEEAVIAFGKFKLNLGTREMFREDEPMPLTSGEFAVLKALVSHPREPLSRDKLMNLARGREYSAMERSIDVQISRLRRMVEEDPAHPRYIQTVWGLGYVFVPDGSKA; via the coding sequence ATGCAAGAGAACTACAAAATTCTGGTCGTGGATGACGACATGCGTTTACGTGCGTTGTTGGAGCGTTATCTGACCGAGCAGGGTTTCCAGGTGCGTAGCGTGGCTAATGCCGAGCAGATGGATCGTTTGCTGACGCGTGAATCCTTCCATCTGATGGTGCTGGACCTGATGCTGCCGGGCGAAGATGGCCTCTCTATCTGCCGCCGTCTGCGCAGCCAGAGCAACCCAATGCCGATCATCATGGTGACGGCTAAAGGCGAAGAAGTGGATCGTATCGTGGGGCTGGAAATCGGTGCCGACGACTACATCCCGAAACCCTTCAACCCGCGCGAGCTGCTGGCCCGTATCCGTGCCGTTTTACGCCGTCAGGCTAATGAACTGCCGGGCGCGCCTTCACAGGAAGAGGCGGTCATCGCCTTCGGCAAATTCAAGCTGAACCTCGGCACGCGTGAAATGTTCCGTGAAGATGAGCCTATGCCACTGACCAGCGGTGAATTTGCGGTGCTTAAAGCGCTGGTAAGCCACCCTCGTGAGCCGTTATCACGCGATAAGCTGATGAACCTGGCCCGTGGCCGTGAGTACAGTGCGATGGAACGTTCTATCGACGTTCAGATCTCCCGCCTGCGCCGCATGGTGGAAGAAGATCCGGCCCATCCACGCTATATACAGACCGTCTGGGGTCTGGGTTACGTCTTTGTGCCGGACGGCAGCAAAGCATGA
- the greB gene encoding transcription elongation factor GreB has translation MKTQLITREGYDKLKQELDFLWREERPEVTKKVTWAASLGDRSENADYQYNKKRLREIDRRVRYLTKCLEQLRIVDHSPQQEGKVFFGAWVEIENDEGEVKRFRIAGYDEIFGRNDYISIDSPMARALLKKEVGDLATVQTPAGEAHWYVVAIDYVKQS, from the coding sequence ATGAAAACTCAACTGATCACCCGTGAAGGTTACGACAAGCTGAAGCAGGAACTGGACTTCCTCTGGCGTGAAGAGCGGCCAGAAGTCACCAAAAAGGTGACCTGGGCTGCCAGCCTCGGCGACCGCAGTGAAAACGCCGATTACCAGTACAACAAAAAGCGCCTGCGTGAGATCGATCGCCGCGTGCGTTATCTCACCAAATGCCTGGAGCAGTTGCGCATTGTCGATCACTCTCCACAGCAGGAAGGTAAAGTCTTCTTCGGTGCCTGGGTAGAGATTGAAAATGATGAGGGCGAGGTAAAACGCTTCCGCATTGCGGGCTATGACGAGATCTTTGGCCGCAACGACTATATCTCCATCGACTCTCCGATGGCCCGCGCACTGTTGAAAAAAGAGGTGGGCGATCTGGCTACGGTACAGACGCCAGCCGGAGAAGCCCACTGGTACGTGGTAGCTATCGACTACGTTAAACAATCCTAA